In Polynucleobacter ibericus, a genomic segment contains:
- the truB gene encoding tRNA pseudouridine(55) synthase TruB — protein MAIRIDGVVLLDKPAGMSSQGAVTAVKRAFNADKAGHTGTLDPMATGLLPICLGEATKYSQDLLEADKTYIARVKFGSRTDTGDAEGLTIEELPLPVFASVAEIKTALDALLPKFTGPISQVPPMYSALKRDGKPLYEYARAGVELERTPRDITIHSIRWTDINWPEATLEVSCSKGTYIRVLAEDIGNALGCGAHLVGLRRTEVGHLNLEQSFTIESIQSGLQNTADYILPVDALLQTLPHLTVDEQQAKRLGMGQRVPLNLPSIEALVRIYRATAAPHNFIGTADWRSGVLHPKRLISSH, from the coding sequence ATGGCTATTCGAATCGACGGCGTAGTGCTGCTAGATAAACCCGCCGGAATGAGTTCCCAAGGCGCGGTTACAGCTGTCAAGCGCGCATTTAATGCTGATAAAGCGGGCCATACAGGAACTTTAGATCCGATGGCAACTGGCTTACTCCCCATTTGTCTGGGTGAAGCTACTAAGTATTCTCAAGACTTGCTCGAAGCTGATAAGACTTATATTGCGCGAGTGAAGTTTGGTTCCCGCACAGATACTGGCGATGCTGAAGGCCTCACTATTGAAGAGTTGCCTTTGCCTGTTTTTGCAAGCGTAGCAGAAATCAAAACTGCATTAGATGCCTTGCTCCCAAAATTTACTGGTCCAATATCGCAGGTGCCGCCGATGTATTCCGCACTTAAGCGTGATGGCAAGCCTTTGTATGAATATGCTCGTGCTGGTGTTGAGTTAGAGCGCACTCCACGAGATATCACGATTCACTCTATTCGCTGGACAGACATCAATTGGCCTGAAGCCACTTTAGAGGTGAGCTGTAGCAAAGGCACTTATATTCGTGTTCTGGCTGAGGATATCGGTAACGCTCTAGGTTGTGGCGCGCATTTGGTAGGTTTGCGCCGTACCGAAGTGGGGCACCTTAACCTCGAGCAATCTTTTACGATCGAATCCATTCAAAGTGGCTTGCAAAATACTGCTGACTATATATTGCCTGTCGATGCGCTCTTGCAAACCTTGCCACACCTCACGGTGGATGAGCAACAAGCCAAGCGCCTAGGCATGGGACAGCGTGTACCGCTTAACTTACCCTCTATCGAAGCATTAGTCCGAATCTATCGCGCGACTGCTGCTCCCCATAACTTTATTGGTACTGCTGATTGGCGTTCTGGAGTTTTACATCCCAAGCGCTTAATTTCCAGCCATTAA
- the rbfA gene encoding 30S ribosome-binding factor RbfA, whose amino-acid sequence MHKTSPHRNQRLADQIQRDLAELIPRELRSSSLGLITLQSIELTPDLAHAKVFFTVLGAEPEHALKALQEKAGYLHSLLFKRLHIHTVPTLHFHYDSSIEHGIEMSRLIDQAVDSDRSSDDKDETK is encoded by the coding sequence ATGCACAAGACTAGTCCGCATCGTAACCAGCGTCTCGCCGATCAAATTCAGCGAGACCTGGCCGAGCTTATTCCACGTGAATTGCGTAGCTCTAGTTTGGGTTTGATTACTTTACAAAGTATTGAACTCACACCAGACTTGGCGCACGCTAAAGTGTTCTTTACCGTTTTAGGTGCCGAGCCTGAGCATGCTTTAAAAGCGCTACAAGAAAAAGCAGGGTATTTGCACTCTTTATTGTTTAAGCGTTTGCATATCCATACTGTTCCTACATTACACTTTCACTATGACAGCTCGATTGAGCATGGCATAGAGATGTCTCGATTGATCGATCAAGCGGTGGATAGTGACCGCAGCAGCGACGATAAAGACGAGACTAAGTAA